From Orcinus orca chromosome 3, mOrcOrc1.1, whole genome shotgun sequence, a single genomic window includes:
- the ANGPTL4 gene encoding angiopoietin-related protein 4, whose translation MRCAPTAGAALVLCAATAGLLSAQGRPEPPEKPRFASWDEVNVLAHGLLQLGNGLREHVERTRGQLGELERRLGSCGAACKDPEGSAAPPFAPENLVPPGGDAVPETLRSFQTQLKAQNSRIQQLFQKVAQQQRHLEKQHLRIQNLQSQMGHLAPMHLGHGVAKRARRKRLPKMAQLAGPAQNISRLHRLPRDCQELFEEGERQSGLFQIQPRGSSSFLVNCKMTSDGGWTVIQRRQDGSVDFNQPWDAYKDGFGDPQGEFWLGLEKVHRIMGERGSRLAVQLQDWEGNAESLQFPVHLGGEDTAYSLQLTAPVASKLGATTFSPSGLSLPFSTWDQDHDLRGDKNCAKSLSGGWWFGTCGHSNLNGQYFHSIPRQRQQLKKGIFWKTWRGRYYPLQATAMLIQPTAAEAAS comes from the exons ATGCGCTGTGCGCCAACAGCCGGAGCAGCCCTGGTGCTGTGCGCTGCCACCGCCGGGCTGCTGAGCGCGCAGGGCCGCCCGGAGCCTCCCGAGAAGCCGCGCTTCGCCTCCTGGGACGAGGTGAATGTGCTGGCGCACGGGCTCCTGCAGCTCGGCAACGGGCTACGCGAGCACGTGGAGCGCACCCGTGGGCAGCTGGGCGAGCTGGAGCGGCGTCTGGGCTCGTGCGGGGCCGCCTGCAAGGATCCTGAGGGGTCAGCCGCACCGCCGTTCGCCCCGGAGAATCTGGTCCCTCCTGGCGGCGATGCAGTCCCGGAGACCCTCCGCAGCTTTCAG ACTCAGCTCAAGGCTCAGAACAGCAGGATCCAGCAACTCTTCCAGAAGGTGGCCCAGCAGCAGCGGCACCTGGAGAAGCAGCACCTGAGAATCCAGAATCTGCAGAGCCAG ATGGGCCACTTGGCCCCCATGCACCTGGGCCATGGGGTGGCCAAGCGTGCCAGGAGGAAGAGGCTACCCAAGATGGCCCAACTTGCTGGCCCAGCTCAAAATATCAGCCGCTTGCACA GACTGCCCAGGGACTGCCAAGAGCTGTttgaagagggagagaggcaaaGTGGATTGTTCCAGATCCAGCCCCGGGGGTCCTCCTCATTCCTGGTTAACTGCAAGATGACCTCAG ATGGAGGCTGGACTGTAATTCAGAGGCGCCAGGATGGCTCAGTCGACTTTAACCAGCCCTGGGACGCCTACAAGGATGGCTTCGGAGACCCCCAAG GTGAGTTCTGGCTGGGCCTGGAGAAGGTGCACCGCATCATGGGGGAGCGTGGCAGCCGCCTGGCTGTGCAGCTGCAGGACTGGGAGGGCAATGCCGAGTCATTGCAGTTCCCTGTCCACCTGGGTGGCGAAGACACAGCCTACAGCCTGCAGCTCACGGCGCCCGTGGCCAGCAAACTGGGTGCCACCACCTTCTCACCCAGCGGCCTCTCCCTGCCTTTCTCCACTTGGGACCAAGACCACGACCTCCGCGGAGACAAGAACTGTGCAAAGAGCCTCTCTG GTGGCTGGTGGTTCGGTACCTGCGGCCACTCCAATCTTAATGGCCAGTATTTCCATTCCATCCCGCGGCAGCGGCAGCAGCTTAAGAAGGGCATCTTCTGGAAGACCTGGCGGGGCCGCTACTACCCGCTGCAGGCCACCGCCATGCTGATCCAGCCCACAGCGGCCGAAGCAGCCTCCTAG